The proteins below are encoded in one region of Catharus ustulatus isolate bCatUst1 chromosome 21, bCatUst1.pri.v2, whole genome shotgun sequence:
- the SLC2A6 gene encoding solute carrier family 2, facilitated glucose transporter member 6, whose amino-acid sequence MERGDREPLVRRASCSYRTFPDSTARRLDREYLRSLHNKRLYLAVFAAVLGNFSFGFALVYPSPVIPALEAHPSPALRLDQHTAPWFGSVFTLGAAAGGLSTMLLNDCLGRKLSIMFSALPSALGYALLAGAQGLWMLLLGRVLTGYAGGVTSASIPVYISEISHPGVRGMLGACPQIMAVLGSLVLYALGLVLDWRWLAVAGEVPVLAMILLLCFMPNSPRFLLSQGKEEEALGSLCWLRGEDTDYAREYEQIKDSVRKQSRRVSCAELKDPFLYKPILIAGGMRFLQQLSGVTCILVYLQPIFKKTSVILKAEYDAALVGLVRLSAVAIAAVSMDKAGRKILLFVSAGVMLASNLTMGLYIHFVPASHNGTVANTSLVSSANLPAGPTNYITLIPLLATMFFIMGYAMGWGPITWLLMSEILPLKARGVASGLCVVVSWLTAFTLTQFFLPVVNAFGLEVPFLFFAVINAGNVLFTGCCVPETKGRSLEQIEAFFRTGRRSFLR is encoded by the exons ATGGAGCGCGGGGACCGCGAGCCCCTGGTGAGGAGAGCGAGCTGCTCGTACCGCACCTTCCCCGACAGCACGGCCAGGAGGCTCGACAGGGAGTACCTGAG GAGTCTGCACAACAAGCGGCTCTACCTGGCTGTGTTCGCCGCTGTCCTGGGCAACTTCAGCTTCGGCTTCGCCCTGGTTTATCCTTCCCCCGtcatccctgccctggaggctcatcccagccctgcgCTGAGGCTGGACCAGCACACAGCGCCCTGGTTCGGG TCGGTGTTCACgctgggagcagcagcgggcGGGCTCAGCACGATGCTGCTCAACGACTGCCTGGGCCGCAAGCTGAGCATCATGTTCTCGGCCCTGCCCTCGGCGCTGGGATACGCGCTGCTGGCCGGAGCCCAGGGcctctggatgctgctgctgggccgGGTGCTGACGGGCTATGCCGGCGGGGTGACCTCCGCCTCCATCCCG GTTTACATCTCGGAGATCTCCCACCCGGGGGTCAGGGGGATGCTGGGTGCCTGTCCCCAGatcatggcagtgctgggctccctggTCCTGTACGCGCTGG ggctggtgctggacTGGCGCTGGCTGGCCGTGGCTGGGGAGGTGCCGGTGCTTGCCATgatcctcctgctctgcttcatGCCCAACTCGCCCCggttcctgctctcccagggcaaggaggaggaggccctgggctccctgtgctggctgagggGTGAGGACACAGATTATGCCCGGGAGTACGAGCAGATCAAGGACAGTGTGAGGAAGCAG agCCGTCGtgtttcctgtgctgagctcaAGGACCCCTTCCTTTACAAGCCCATCCTGATCGCGGGGGGAATGaggttcctgcagcagctctcgGGGGTCACCTGCATCCTCGTGTACCTGCAGCCAATATTCAAGAAAACATCTGTCATCCTG aaagcagagtATGATGCAGCTCTGGTTGGCCTGGTACGTCTGTCTGCAGTGGCCATCGCTGCGGTGTCGATGGACAAAGCTGGGAGGAAGATTCTCCTTTTTGTATCAG CTGGTGTCATGTTGGCCTCCAACCTGACCATGGGGCTCTACATCCACTTTGTGCCAGCTTCTCACAACGGCACCGTGGCCAACACGAGCCTGGTGAGCTCTGCCAACCTCCCTGCTGGGCCAACGAACTACATCACCCTCATCCCCCTCCTGGCAACCATGTTCTTCATCATGG gCTATGCCATGGGCTGGGGCCCCATCACTTGGCTGCTGATGTCAGAGATCCTCCCTCTCAAAGCCCGTGGGGTGGCCTCAGGCCTCTGTGTGGTGGTGAGCTGGCTGACAGCCTTCACCCTGACCCAGTTCTTCCTCCCAGTCGTG AACGCCTTCGGCCTGGAGGTGCCTTTCCTGTTCTTCGCTGTCATCAATGCTGGGAACGTCCTGTTCACAGGCTGCTGTGTCCCTGAAACCAAAGGCAGGTCCCTGGAGCAGATCGAGGCCTTTTTCAGGACTGGCAGGAGGTCGTTCCTGAGGtag
- the MYMK gene encoding protein myomaker, with translation MGSLVAKLLLPTLSSLVFLPTISIAAKRRFHMEAMVYFFTMFFVAFYHVCDGPGLSVLCFMRYDILEYFSIYGTALSIWVSLMALAEFDEPKRSTFIMFGVLTIAVRIYHDRWGYGVYSGPIGTAVLVITVKWLQKMKEKKGLYPDKSVYTQQIGPGFCFGALALMLRFFFEEWDYTYVHSFYHCALAMAFVLLLPKENKKAGSAGTPARLDCSTLCCCV, from the exons ATGGGCTCGCTGGTGGCCAagctcctcctgcccaccctcagCTCCTTGGTTTTCCTCCCCACCATCAGCATCGCGGCCAAGCGGCGTTTCCACATGGAAGCCATGGTTTATTTCTTCACCATGTTCTTCGTGGCG TTTTACCACGTTTGTGACGGCCCTGGGTTATCAGTGCTGTGCTTTATGCGCTATGACATCCTGGAGTACTTCAGCATCTACGGAACAGCCCTGTCCATCTGGGTGTCCCTGATGG ccctggcagagtTTGACGAGCCCAAGAGATCGACCTTCATCATGTTTGGCGTCCTCACCATCGCTGTGAGGATCTACCACGACCGCTGGGGCTACGGCGTCTACTCGGGCCCCATCGGGACGGCCGTGCTGGTGATCACGGTCAAATGG ctgcagaagaTGAAGGAGAAGAAGGGGCTCTATCCTGACAAGAGTGTCTACACCCAGCAGATCGGTCCTGGCTTCTGTTTCGGGGCGCTGGCGCTGATGCTGAGGTTCTTCTTTGAG gagtGGGATTACACCTACGTGCACAGCTTCTACCACTGTGCCTTGGCCATGGCCTtcgtgctgctgctgcccaaggaGAACAAGAAGGCCGGGAGTGCCGGGACCCCCGCCAGGCTGGACTGCTCCACGCTCTGCTGCTGCGTCTGA